A window of Phragmites australis chromosome 2, lpPhrAust1.1, whole genome shotgun sequence genomic DNA:
aaGGGGAGGGATTTCATTCATGTATTATATCTCCATTTTATATTCACCTTCATACAACaactaaaaattgcaaaaaaaagacATCCAGGGTCTTTTTGCAATATTCTTCATCTGCCTTGTCTTCCGCCGCATCCGACGCCGTTAAATTGAAGTCAGCAACGCAGTACATCGAAGAACTTCTCTTCCCTTCACCAGAGTTGGCACCAAGACCCAAATATTGTAAAGCCACAACAACCAATGACTTGGAAGCTCCACTGAGCCACATTTGAGACACTGAACAAACATCGACAACCTCAATGCCGAATTCCATAGGATCTTTAAGCCGGCGTCAGTAACCTCAGACTTGCTGAAGTTGGAGATCCAGTAGCTTCACTCACCGTCGCCAAACGAAAATCCGACAACCCCTAAGCACGATCCAAACACCAAAGGGATCTGGAAAGTCCCCCCTAATACAACAACAGCAGTGGATCCATAGCCATGGCAGCAAAATACAAAGGAGCCagaaagaagaaggaggaaTACACCCGTTGAAGAGGAATCTGACGGTAACAGCAAAAGGCATACCTCCTACACCCTCTAGAGAAACTATAGAACTTATCTTACCAGCGCCAGAGAGAATAAATCGCCACTGAAACGACGACGATGGTGGCAGAAATAAGAGAGAAGAGCTTCAGCTAAAAATAAGAAACAGAAAAAACCTATTTACAGCTATATAGAATGGGTCCTCCCCTGTACATACCGCCGGCAAGCCGGATACAGCAGGGGAGGGGCCGGATTAGCCAGCAAATTGAAGGACTCTTGTTTCCACCTGTCTCTACGGTAGCGTGGGGAAAGCTAAGAGTTCCAAGTCAGTGTGAGTTTTTGTCTGTCTCTCGTCCTCATTTTTCTTGCAGATCGCTCTGGTTCATAACAGTCGCAATCTGACATTGTGAATTTCGAGGTTCTAGAGCATCAATCAAAAGATGATCATCTTTTAACTAGTACTTATCGTTGGACCTCCGTTCCTCGTACTTATCATTGGACGCTGATAAAAAGATACTGTACCACGCAAAAAGATACTGTACCTCCGTTCCTCGTACCTATCATTGGACGCTGATAAAACCAACTAGTGGCTGACAAAGAAAATCTCGATTGACGGTGAATAATCACAACAGCTACTCGAAAGTTGAAACATAGATAGAATATGAACAAGGTTAATTGATTTcacataaaaaaatcaagaataaTTAGTTCAAACCTTGATTTAACCAAACAAAGCAAGAATAATTAGTTCATACCTTGATTCAACATGACAAAGCAAGAACTATTATTCTAAACCAAATAATCCACGGAGTTAAATAAACACTAGAACTCCAAAACAGTTGTTGCCAATGGAGCATGCAACAACATTACAAAATTTATGCTTACATACCGACTATGTTGGTCTTCCGAAGGACAACCACCGCAAAATTATGCTATTTTATAGGTTTCATTTAGATGGATTTTATCAGGCAGATATAGTTATTTGCGGGTCATCTTAGGCATGGGGGCACGGGCATTCTTTTATAGGCAAACATGCAAATGAGCATATCTGCAAATGTAATTGCAGCATCCAACTATATCAGATGCTTCACTTTCTACATAATTCTTCTAGCGCTTGTACTTTTGCAAGGATCGCCTTTGTTATTAACCTCCATTCATACTGAAGTATTACTACGTCGTTTTAGCATCAGCCTAGTTCGATTTTACGTTCTGTTTTCCCATGAAACTATAGTTCTCTAGCAAAGCAAGATGAATTATTGAAACATAGGTACAATATGAACAATGTTGATTTAAATAACAAAGCAAGGACCATTAGTTCAAACCTTGATTCAACGCGATAAAGCAAAAACTATTAGtgtaaggccctgtttgtttacTGCTTTTGGTTCTGATTTTGCTGCTGTCAGaagtcagaagtcagaacaaacgaggttctagagaagtggtttctggagaagccagaagcctgcttctgagaaaaataaactaaagctgaaaAACTCGCTGAGAGATGCTTTTTTGCGAAGCTAGGTGCTGAGAaatcaaaaatttattgtagaaaccaacagcctattttcaaaaataattttttagaaaactcaaacaaacagacctaaACCTCTATTCATATAGAAGCATTACTACATCGTTTTAGTCTAAACCAAACAACCCACAGAGTTCAATAACACTACAACGACCCCCGCATTATTATTGTTCAATTGAGCATGCATCATGCCAAATATATGCTATATTGGTCTTAGTTCTTAGGCACAACCACGACAAGTAATGTGCTTTTATTCTAAATTTTAGAAGGACTACTGGATCAGGCATTTGTTATCATGCTCTCCTGCATGGAGCACGAGCCTTCTTTCATATGCAAATACGCATGTCAGCATATCTGCACATGTAATCTCAGCATTTAACCATATCAAATGCTTTTCTTGCTACACAATTATCATCAGTTGGTTTTTATATTTTGTTAGGATCACTTTCGTTACCGAGGCAATTCCTCAAGGGCCGGAATTGCTGTCTACTTACATATTCAGACTTCTATTAGCCCAAGGCTTAAGTGGGGAACGCAATTACGTCATTTTAGCATCAGCCTAGTCCGAATTTGTTCCTATTTTCCATGATGAAATTCTATTTCAGCTTGCGAAGTCCACCCAAATTTAATTGACCTAATAGTTGCTCTACACCTGTTAACCACTAGCTACCAGCACTGAAGCTTCATGACACCGAAATGTGTGTCAATAGTAGGTAGGATATACTGAATTGTCACTTTGCTGGAAAATGCCACTTCCAGAGCATTGTTTGGGTTGGGATGGTCAAAACGACAGCAACACTATTACCACCACTTCGGAATTACTAATCGATTGATGGGTACGTCGAGCAACCTTGATCTAGACTTTTGTCTTGTCAACGTGCTTGCGGTCACCTACTGCCAATGTGGATCGGCTGATCCATCTCCATCTTCTTGCAAGCACTAAGCAGAGTTCAAATGTGTGGATCATTTTGCAGTGAAGGTGCCCTGATCCACACCAAATGATGAGATACGCCATTTGCACATTTTTATTTAGTTACTTGGGTCACGTCTCACCAAAAAGATGTACCCTTTTTCCTTGTTTAGCATTTTGCATTGCCTTAAAATCAGCTTGAACTGAAGAGACATGCACAGCTAACCGGCCGATAGGTTCCTGAACATACTGAACTGTGCACGAAATATATCAAAGCCAACGCTGACGGCTATTGGGCAACGCAGTATAGCTTTGGAAAAACATTTTCCGAAATTGTACAGTTTCACGTTATTCTTGCCTCTTGCGGCAAGCAAAGGAACAGAGCATTCCGTATTGCAACGGCCCTTTGAACGAAGAGTAAGGGACCAGTACAACTATGCTCTGCAATTCTGCATGGCAAGACGACTATACAGAAGCGAGGGCGATCATAGTGATCATTAGAATTCATTAAATTGATCAAGGCCAGGGGTAACTGCTCATCAAATTCCGATCTCTAGGTTTTGGTACGGACAGAAGGcacgtcttttttttttctcgaacacgcaggagaaCTGCGTATCATTatatattaagaagaagaaaaaggggtATAAAACCCAAAAAAACCCAAACAGCAACACCACACACACCACACCTCACTCAAAAAAGACTTGACCTCGACCGAGAAAGAGAGCCCTAGTTTGCACTTGGCACTAGAGCGAGGAGATGAGAAATTCCTCTAGCCCCAGCCAGACTCCATAGAAGTAACTCCTCTCTAATGAGCAACAAAACACCATTCAGGTTGGGGGTAATCCCATCAAACACGCAGCGATTGCGATGATTCCAGATtgaccaagccaccaaaattaTGATAGAATTGAGCCCTTTTTTAAACCGACCATCCACTCTAGAAACTGAACTTTCCCACCAGTCATTAAAGAAGGTGTCGTCAGGCTGAGGGGATAGGGGCTGCAGCCCAAACCTCTGTAGGATGATGACCCACACTTCCCGAGTGAAAACACAAGAGACTAGCAAGTGGTCAATTGTCTCCTCAACTTGGTCACAGAGTGGACAGCATTCAGGGTGAGGCAGCCCCCTCTTGGCAAGGCGATCAGCTGTCCAACATTTGTTATGGGAAACCAACCACATGAAGAATTTACACTTGCCAGGTGCCCAATTCTTCCATATTCTTTCCCATGGCCTAAACTGAATTGCACCAATGAACAGCCCCTCATATGCAGATTTTGCAGAGTATTTTCCTGAAGATGATAGTTGCCAAGTATGTGAGTCCTCGACCTCTGGCTGCAGTACAAAATTTGAAAGAAGGTCCCATAGGCTGCAGAAGGTCCCATAGGCTGCAGAAGGTACCTCTGGCTGCAGAAGGCACGTCTCATTTACATCATTGTGTCTGTCACCTCTAATCCTAGTATTTACATCGTTCCTTGCATAGTTGCACTGAATCCGAACTGAAGAATAGTACTACAGGCCACCAAAAATAACTGTGATCTATCAGCAGAAACTGCACAAAAGAAGTAACCGAAAGCGATGCAACACCACGGCGGTGCGCGCGTGGTCATGACTCCACGGCCTCGGGGATGCTCTGCAACGCGGGCTTCCACTGCGCCGTTCTACAGTGTTGGAGGTGGTGGTAGACCTCCCCGGCGTTCATGATGCCCGCCAGTAGCTGGACCGCTGACCGCCGGCTTCTAAGGCCGTAAGAGCTTCCGGCCCTCTTCTCCATCAGCTCCTGCAGCTGCCTCCGGGTGATCCTGATCGTCACCTCCGCCGTGTGCTCCTTCCTC
This region includes:
- the LOC133908913 gene encoding uncharacterized protein LOC133908913 yields the protein MGNCAVTPHTVTSWADDGEWDVPSTEEDEAPGSSGRKEHTAEVTIRITRRQLQELMEKRAGSSYGLRSRRSAVQLLAGIMNAGEVYHHLQHCRTAQWKPALQSIPEAVES